From Cannabis sativa cultivar Pink pepper isolate KNU-18-1 chromosome 8, ASM2916894v1, whole genome shotgun sequence, a single genomic window includes:
- the LOC115698635 gene encoding protein LYK2 isoform X1: MAAQISSSNTNKLYLKAFVLFIWLSSVSTIGQSQLNNNNTSSKDVSGFHCSTSKNVSLNRCETFAILRTNSHFSSLSNLSYYLGLNRFVVAQANGISPETEFLPKDQPLLIPINCQCSLGFFQAQLAKITVKGETFTGISDSLEGLTTCKAIKDKNPNVSSLDLGEKVLNLLIPLPCACPSSELSPIPTPLYLLTYPITKGDTVSNLAIKFNTTKEAIISANNRSFGAVKESLTPFTSLIVPVTSKPVLGSLVKPRQPNLSFSGSSIPVISPHKKKSKMRKVGLYIALTAIFVGVSVAVAAAFLVFQMKKKQSLSCKESGDVELQQLSLSVRTISDNKVSFEGSIQDPLDGQTVTSTTPRKALVETYTVEELKKATEDFNSSNHIEGAVYHGRLSGKNLAVKRIRQELISKIEFNLFNEAIHHHPNIIKLLGTCLTEDGPDSFLVFEYAKNGSLKDWLHGGLAMKNQFISSCYCFLTWSQRLKICLDVAMALHYMHHIMEPFYVHRNIKSRNIFLDEEFNAKVGNFGMVKCVQDNTSDPQICSSNPATWSLGYLAPEYIHQGVISPSMDIFAYGVVLLEILSGKTPISRPNEKGASSVLLSEKIKSILESEDADELREWMDSALGENYSFDAAVTLANLARACIEEDYALRPTAEEVVEKLSRLVDEAPEGECILMSESSSKPLVEAAAADNM; encoded by the coding sequence ATGGCTGCTCAGATCAGTAGCAGTAATACTAATAAGCTCTATTTGAAAGCTTTTGTCCTATTCATATGGCTTAGTAGTGTCTCCACAATTGGTCAGAGCCAACTTAATAACAACAACACTTCATCTAAAGATGTCTCTGGCTTTCACTGCAGTACTAGTAAAAATGTGTCATTGAACAGATGTGAGACATTTGCCATTCTCAGAACCAATTCTCACTTCTCTTCTCTTTCAAATTTGAGCTATTATTTGGGTCTTAATCGGTTTGTGGTTGCTCAAGCTAATGGCATTTCTCCAGAGACTGAGTTTCTCCCCAAAGACCAGCCTTTATTGATACCAATCAACTGCCAATGCAGCCTTGGATTTTTTCAAGCTCAGTTGGCCAAAATTACTGTCAAAGGTGAAACCTTTACTGGGATTTCTGATTCTTTAGAAGGCTTGACAACTTGTAAAGCCATCAAAGATAAGAACCCAAATGTCTCATCTTTGGATCTTGGTGAGAAAGTTTTGAACTTGCTAATTCCACTCCCTTGTGCTTGTCCTTCTTCTGAACTTAGTCCAATACCAACACCTCTTTATCTTCTTACTTATCCAATTACTAAAGGTGATACAGTTTCTAACTTAGCCATTAAGttcaatacaactaaagaagCTATTATCTCTGCAAATAACAGATCATTTGGAGCTGTTAAAGAAAGCTTAACACCCTTTACATCTCTAATTGTCCCGGTTACTAGTAAGCCTGTTCTAGGCTCACTTGTCAAACCCCGCCAACCGAATTTGAGCTTTTCGGGTTCTAGTATCCCAGTCATTAGTCCACACAAGAAGAAATCAAAGATGAGGAAAGTTGGACTGTATATTGCTCTTACTGCTATCTTTGTAGGTGTTAGTGTAGCAGTTGCAGCAGCTTTCTTAGTATTCCAAATGAAGAAGAAACAGAGTTTATCATGCAAAGAATCAGGTGATGTAGAGCTTCAACAGCTAAGTTTAAGTGTAAGAACTATAAGTGACAACAAGGTTTCTTTTGAAGGATCTATTCAGGACCCTCTTGATGGCCAAACCGTTACAAGTACAACACCCCGAAAGGCGCTTGTGGAGACTTACACAGTTGAGGAGCTGAAGAAAGCAACAGAGGATTTCAATTCAAGCAACCATATTGAAGGTGCTGTTTACCATGGCAGGCTAAGTGGGAAGAATTTGGCTGTAAAGCGCATTAGACAAGAACTCATCTCCAAAATCGAGTTTAATCTCTTCAATGAAGCAATTCATCACCATCCCAACATAATAAAGTTGTTAGGGACATGTTTGACTGAAGATGGTCCTGATTCATTTCTGGTTTTTGAGTATGCTAAAAATGGTTCCTTGAAAGATTGGCTTCATGGTGGATTAGCTATGAAAAACCAGTTCATTTCCTCTTGCTATTGTTTCTTGACATGGAGCCAAAGATTGAAGATTTGTCTAGATGTGGCCATGGCTTTACATTATATGCATCACATAATGGAGCCCTTTTATGTCCACAGAAACATCAAGAGCAGAAACATTTTCTTAGACGAAGAATTCAATGCCAAAGTTGGGAATTTCGGTATGGTGAAGTGTGTACAAGACAACACATCAGACCCTCAAATATGTTCATCCAATCCTGCAACTTGGAGCCTTGGCTATTTAGCTCCTGAGTACATTCACCAAGGAGTAATCTCTCCAAGCATGGATATTTTCGCATATGGGGTAGTTTTGCTTGAGATTTTATCAGGCAAAACACCAATTTCTAGGCCTAATGAGAAGGGAGCAAGTAGTGTTTTACTTTCAGAGAAAATTAAGTCCATATTAGAGTCAGAAGATGCAGATGAGCTAAGGGAATGGATGGACAGCGCTTTAGG